TGCTGATCCGCTCGCGCACCGGGCAGGACTTCACCGGTTACAAGAAGAGCACCCTGGTCCGGCGCATCGACCGCCGCATGAAGAGCCACCGCATCGACCGGGTGGCGCAGTATGTGCGTTACCTCCAGGAGAACCCGCGCGAGGTCGAGGCCCTGATCAGCGACCTGACGATCAACGTGACGGCCTTCTTCCGCGACCCGGAGGCCTTCGAGCAACTCGCCGAGCACCTGCGGAGCTACATCGTGATGAACAAGGCGGAGGTGGACACCTTCCGCGTGTGGGTGGCGGGCTGCTCCACCGGGGAGGAGGCCTACTCGGTGGCGATCCTGCTGCACGAGCTTTTGCAGGATCTGGGCAGCAACCACGCCCTCAAGGTGCAGGTGTTCGCCACCGACATCGACAAGGACGCCATTGACGTGGCCCGACTGGGCCTCTACCCCGCCAAGATCGCCTACACTGTCTCCCCGGAGCGGCTGGAGCGGTACTTCGTGCCCAAGGACGGCGGGTATCAGGTGCGGGCGGAGATTCGCGACACGGTGATTTTCGCGCTGCACAACACCTTCGGCGACCCGCCCTTTACCCGGCTGGACCTGCTGTGCTGCCGCAACCTCCTGATCTACCTGAACACCGAGCTGCAAAAGCGCGTGCTGTCTCTTTTCCACTACGCGCTGCGCCCCGGCGGCCTGCTGTTCCTGGGGGCCAGCGAGACGGTCGGGAACGAGGGGGACCGCCACCGCTTCACGGCGCTGAATGTCCGCTGGCGCATCTACCGGCGGGGCGAGGGGGCCGCCAGCCCGCTGCCCCTCGCGCCGCCGCTGACCGGGCAGGCACCGGGAGGCGGCGGGGACGGCACCCGGCCGCCCCTGCCCCGGCAGCGGGTGGACGTGCCGCAGCTCGCGCAGAACCTGCTGCTGAGTGACTACGCGCCGCCCGCCGTGGTGGTCAACGAACAGGGGGACATCCTGTTCGTGAACGGCCGCACCGCCCGCTACCTGGAACTGCAACCCGGCCAGGCCAGCATGAACGTCCTGGAGATGGCGCGGGACGGGCTGCGTTACGAGCTTCCCGCCGCCCTGCGCGAGGCGAGCGCCCAGCGCCGGGAAGTGACCTTGCAGGGCCTGCATGTGGTGGCGGACGGCACGAACGTGCTGCTCGACGTGACCGTCCGTCCCCTGTCCGCCGGGGAGCAGCAGTTGCTGCTCGTCCTGTTTGGCGAGCGCCCCGGCGAGCCGCAGGCGGCCACGCCCGGAAGCCCACCCGTGACGGACCACGCCCGTGTCCTGGAGCGGGAACTCAAGCACACCCGGGAATCGCTCCAGGCGACCATCGAGGAGATGGCCGTCTCGATGGAGGAGCTGCGCTCCACGAACGAGGAATTGCAGGCCGCCAACGAGGAACTCCAGAGCGCCAACGAGGAACTGATCTCCTCCAAGGAAGAGTTGCAGTCGCTGAACGAGGAACTGATCACCGTCAACGCCGAACACGAGCGGGTGATCCACGATCTGGCGCAGGCGAACGACGACATGAAGAACCTGCTCGACAGCGCCGGAATCGCCACGGTCTTCCTCGACAACGACCTGCACATCAAGCGCTTCACGCCGAGGATCACGGGCGTCATCAATCTGATCAGCGCCGATATCGCCCGGCCCATCACCGATATCAGCCTCAACCTGCGTTACGGGCGCGAAACCTTTACCGGGGATATCCGCCGGGTCCTGAACACCCTGGTGCCGTTCGAGACGCAGGTGCAGGCCCACGACGACGCCTGGTACCTGATGCGCATCTCCCCCTACCGCACGTCCGACAACTTCATCGACGGAGTGGTGATGACCTTCACGAACATCGGTGTGGTCAAGGAACTTGAGCGGCGGGTCGAGCAGACCCAGGCGTATGCGGAAGCCGCCCTGAACGCCCTGCATGAACCGGTCGCCGTGATCGACGGCGAGCAGCGCCTGGTGACGGGCAACCACGCCCTGTACGGGTTGCTGGGCGCCGAGCCTGCGGAGGTGCAGGGCCAGCGCCTGTACAACGTGGGGAACTTCGTGCTGGACACGTTGGAACTCCAGCAGCTCCTGCGGGACGCGCTGGCCACCGAGGAACCGGTGATCGACCACATCATCGACCTGCCTGTCCCGGGCCGGGGCAGCCGCAAGATGAAGATGGAGGTGCAGCCCATCATCAGCGAGGACGGGCAGACGGCCGTGTTCCTGCTGATGCTGGAGGACGTGACGGGCCTGGTGGAGCACGCCGTGCGGGAAGGCGAGGACGTGACCGGGGACGTGTCACAGGAGGGGGACGGGTAGGAGCTTCACGGCATGGGCTGGCCCCGACCTGGAAAAGCTCCAGCAATCGGGGCCAGCGTCAGTCGGAACTGGGCAGCACATCGTCCAGCCGGGACTGCACCGCCTGCTGGGTCAGCCGCTGGAGCAGCTCGCTCTGACGCTCCACCTGCCGCACCTTTTCCAGCAGGTGGGCGGCGTTTCCGGTGTCGCCTGCCTGCACGGCCTGTTCCCCCATGCGGCGCAGGAGCATCACCCCTTCTTCCATCGCACGCAGCGTCTGGTACAGCTTCCCCTCGATGTCCTCACTGACCTCCGTCAGCAGGGCTTCCATGCTGTACGCATGCCCGGTGTGGCAGCGGAAGCGCGTCACGGTGCCGTCCTTCAGGGTGTACAGCACCCCCTGGCACTCCGGGCAGGAGAAGGGCGAGGGCTGCCCCAGGTCCGTCAGCCCCAGCCTCAGCGCGTGCCCACCCGCCGCGATCTGCACCTCCACCTCCAGTTGCCTGTTCTCTTCCTCACTCATGGGAACCTCCGCCTCAGGGGACGGCCCCGCGCCCACCAGGCCCGCGAGCAGCCCACCGATCTCGGCGGCGGGCAGCGAGTAGTCCACGTCCACATACTCCAGGGCACTGACGGGCATGGAGTCAAACTGCGCGTCCGCCGGGTCCTGCACCACGGTGAGGCCGCCCCGGCGCTTGACCGTCCACAGACCCGACGCCCCGTCATCCAGCACGCCGGACAGCACCACGCCGATCACGCCCGCGCCGCAGGTGTAGGCCGCCGAGCGGAACAGGGCGTCCACCGAGGGCCGGAAGCGGTTTTCCTTGGGGCCGTTCTTCACCCCCACCTGATTCCCCTCGACCAGCAGGTGGTGGTCGGGGGGCGCCACGTAGATGTGGCCCGGCAGGACAGGTTCCCCGTCCTCGGGATGGAGCGCCGGAAGGGGCCCGGCCTGGCTGAGGATGTGCGGCAGGTGACTGGGGCTGTACGGCGGAATGTGCAGCACGACGAACACCGCTCCCGGAAAGTCCGGCGGCAGGGCGGCCACCACCTCCTTGAGAGGCTCGACCCCCCCGGCGGAAGCGCCGACGACCACGACGGGAAACTGCGGCATCCCCTGTATTCTGCCTCAACCACGGCCCAGCCGTCGGGGGTTCCGGCCCTCATGGGCGGCCTTTCGCCGGGGTCAGCCCGCTTGCTCCTCCATCTCATCCTTCAGCTCAGCGCCCCGGGCGGCCCGGAGCAGTTCCTCCTGGTGTTCACCGGCTTGCAGGGCCACACCGCGCACAGTGCGCGAGCGTTCCCTCGCCTGCGCGGCCTCGCGGCGGAAGACCTCCCCCTGAATGGGTTCCCCGGCCTCGGCGAAATGTTTGGCGAGGTGTTCGAGCAGCATCACGTTCTCGTCGAGGGCGCGCACCGAGCTCCACAGGGTTGCCTCGACCGACTCGCGCAGCTCGGAGAGCAGGGCGGCTGACGTGAAGGCGTGCCCGGTGTGGCAGCGGAAGCGGAGCGTGCGGCCTTCCTGGATTTTGACCATCGCCCCGTGGCACTCGGGGCAGGTGAAGGTGGACATCGGCCCCGGGTTCAGGACGCCGCCCTCAAAGGCGTTGTCCTCGGAGGCCACGCCCAGTTCCACTTCCAGCCGGTGCCGATCCTGTTCGTTCATGGCCTTTCTCTCCCTGTGCCCGCCCGTTCCCTGCGCGGCGGCCCGGCCCACCTGCTGGGCGAGCCGCGGGCCGATCTCGCGTGCGGGCAGGATGTCGTCGACCTCCACGCGCTGCACGGCGCTCAGGGGCATGGAGGGGAACTCGGCTTCCTCCGGGTGCTGCACGATGGCGTAGCCGCCGAGGTGCTTGATCGCCCACAGCCCCGAGGTGCCGTCGTCCAGCATGCCGCTGAGCAGCACGCCCGTGACGCCCGGGCCAGAGGCGTAGGCCGCCGAGCGGAACAGCACGTCGATGGAGGGCCGGGCGCGGTTCTCCCGGGGGCCGCGGGAAACCCGCAGCTTTCCCCGCTGGAGGAGCAGGTGATGGTCCGGCGGTGCCACATAGATGCGGCCCGGCTCGGCAGCTTCCCCGCTCTGCGCGTTCCGGGCTTCCAGCGGCCCGGCGTCGTTCAGGAGGCGCGGGAGGCGGCTGGGGTAGTCCGGCGAGAGGTGAATCACGACGAGCACCGCGGCGGGAAAGTCGAGCGGCAGATGCCGGACGATGTCGAGCAGGCCACGCAGCGCACCGGCCGAACCGCCTATGACCACCACGTGTGGCGCTTCCATTCGTTCACCTTAACCCCGGGAAAGGCGCGGTGGGCTTGAGGAGTGTGGGCAAGTGTTCATGCAGCCCTGCCCCCACCGGGGCCGAGCTGGCCTTTGGACTTGCCCCAGCAGGTGGCAGTAGGGGGAACAGGCACTTTAAATGGAAATCCCCCGTCTGGGACGGGGGGTTCTCTGGTGGGTCGTGTAGGAATCGAACCTACAACCCGCTGATTAAGAGTCAGCTGCTCTGCCAATTGAGCTAACGACCCAGAGCGAAGCGGAGTATACGGGCGCCTCCACCCCCTGTCAAGGGGCCGTCAGCAGGCCGCGTACCGTTCCCGCGAGGTAGAGGCTCCCGGCCACCAGCAGCGTTCCGCCGGGCGGCGTGAGGGCGAGGGCGTGGGCCAGCGCCTCCTGCGGGTAGGGGACGCTCTGCCCGCCATGCCGGGCGGCGAGTTCGGCTGGGGACGTGGCGAGGTCACCGGGCGCGGTGAACACCCGCACGGGCGCCACGGCCAGCAGGGGCGCGAGGGTTGCGGCAGTGTCCTTGCGGGCCAGGTTCCCGAACAGCAGCACGTCCGCGTGCGGCACGCTGGCGGCCAGGGCGCGCGTGGCGTGCGGGTTGTGGGCGCCGTCGAGCAGAATGGTTTTGCCTTCCACCTCGAAGCGTTCCAGGCGAGCGGGGTGGGTGGCGCTCAGGGCGGCCTCCACCCCGCTTCCATAGCCCAGCGTGCGGAGGGTGGCGGCGGCCAGCGCCGCGTTCGCCTGCTGGTGTGCGCCTGCCAGCGCGGGCGGGTGGGGGAGGGCGAACAGGGCCGGGTGGCTGTCCGGCGTGAAGAGGGGCGCCTGGACCTCCGCCGCCACCTCGCGCACCACCGCCAGCGCCTCGCCGGTCGCGGTGGTCAGCAGGGGCACGCCGGGCCGGGCGGCGCGCGCCTTGTCGCGGGCGATGTCGCGCAGGGTCGGCCCCAGGGTGGCGACATGGTCGAGGTCCACATTGGTCAGGGCGACCGCCTGGACGTTGTTCAGCGCCTGGGTCGCGTCCGAGACGCCGCCCACCCCGGCTTCCATCACCGCGACCTTCACGCCGTCTTCCGCAAACACCCGGCAGGCCAGGGCGAGGGTGAGGTCGAAAAAGGCCGCGTCCGGCGCATGGACCCGCGCCCAGTCGACAAAGGCGGCGGTGCGGGCCGGGCCGAGGTCCTGGCCGTTCACCCGGATGCGTTCCTCGTAGTGCTGGAGGTGGGGGCTGGTAAAACGGCCCGTCCGCACCCCCGAGGCGAGCAGTCCGGCTTCCAGCATCGCGCAGGTGCTGCCCTTGCCGTTGGTGCCAATCACACGGATGCAGGAAAACCGCGCGTCCGGTGAACCGAGGTGGTCCAGCAACGCGCGCGCCCCCTCCGGCCCCCGCTCGCGTCCCGCCCGGGTGCGCGAGTACAGCCAGTCGTAGTCCGGGCCAGCGGTCATGGGCTGAGAGTAGCGCAGGCGGTTCGGGACAGATCAGGACGCCCAGCCGCGTTCCAGCAGCTCCCGGGTTTCCGCTACGGCCTCCTGCCAGATGCG
The window above is part of the Deinococcus metallilatus genome. Proteins encoded here:
- a CDS encoding glutamate ligase domain-containing protein codes for the protein MTAGPDYDWLYSRTRAGRERGPEGARALLDHLGSPDARFSCIRVIGTNGKGSTCAMLEAGLLASGVRTGRFTSPHLQHYEERIRVNGQDLGPARTAAFVDWARVHAPDAAFFDLTLALACRVFAEDGVKVAVMEAGVGGVSDATQALNNVQAVALTNVDLDHVATLGPTLRDIARDKARAARPGVPLLTTATGEALAVVREVAAEVQAPLFTPDSHPALFALPHPPALAGAHQQANAALAAATLRTLGYGSGVEAALSATHPARLERFEVEGKTILLDGAHNPHATRALAASVPHADVLLFGNLARKDTAATLAPLLAVAPVRVFTAPGDLATSPAELAARHGGQSVPYPQEALAHALALTPPGGTLLVAGSLYLAGTVRGLLTAP
- a CDS encoding chemotaxis protein CheB → MEAPHVVVIGGSAGALRGLLDIVRHLPLDFPAAVLVVIHLSPDYPSRLPRLLNDAGPLEARNAQSGEAAEPGRIYVAPPDHHLLLQRGKLRVSRGPRENRARPSIDVLFRSAAYASGPGVTGVLLSGMLDDGTSGLWAIKHLGGYAIVQHPEEAEFPSMPLSAVQRVEVDDILPAREIGPRLAQQVGRAAAQGTGGHRERKAMNEQDRHRLEVELGVASEDNAFEGGVLNPGPMSTFTCPECHGAMVKIQEGRTLRFRCHTGHAFTSAALLSELRESVEATLWSSVRALDENVMLLEHLAKHFAEAGEPIQGEVFRREAAQARERSRTVRGVALQAGEHQEELLRAARGAELKDEMEEQAG
- a CDS encoding chemotaxis protein CheB encodes the protein MPQFPVVVVGASAGGVEPLKEVVAALPPDFPGAVFVVLHIPPYSPSHLPHILSQAGPLPALHPEDGEPVLPGHIYVAPPDHHLLVEGNQVGVKNGPKENRFRPSVDALFRSAAYTCGAGVIGVVLSGVLDDGASGLWTVKRRGGLTVVQDPADAQFDSMPVSALEYVDVDYSLPAAEIGGLLAGLVGAGPSPEAEVPMSEEENRQLEVEVQIAAGGHALRLGLTDLGQPSPFSCPECQGVLYTLKDGTVTRFRCHTGHAYSMEALLTEVSEDIEGKLYQTLRAMEEGVMLLRRMGEQAVQAGDTGNAAHLLEKVRQVERQSELLQRLTQQAVQSRLDDVLPSSD
- a CDS encoding CheR family methyltransferase, with product MPDHSPTPGPPHTPGPAPADQEPAPQDQAGTAPRPPLAVVGIGGSAGALDGYERFFVSFPDSSGAALVVVPHLDPHHKGLMPDLLQRCTALPVVEIEDGLQLQADHVYVVPPGRSLSLMDGMLLLGERGDLPSMPIDAFFESLAADQGERAVAVVLSGAGTDGTQGVGAIKENFGRVFVQDPKTAEYPSMPQSAAATRLADAVLPPEELADQLYTALTQTSAHSDLEGENGRPDPALQKILLLIRSRTGQDFTGYKKSTLVRRIDRRMKSHRIDRVAQYVRYLQENPREVEALISDLTINVTAFFRDPEAFEQLAEHLRSYIVMNKAEVDTFRVWVAGCSTGEEAYSVAILLHELLQDLGSNHALKVQVFATDIDKDAIDVARLGLYPAKIAYTVSPERLERYFVPKDGGYQVRAEIRDTVIFALHNTFGDPPFTRLDLLCCRNLLIYLNTELQKRVLSLFHYALRPGGLLFLGASETVGNEGDRHRFTALNVRWRIYRRGEGAASPLPLAPPLTGQAPGGGGDGTRPPLPRQRVDVPQLAQNLLLSDYAPPAVVVNEQGDILFVNGRTARYLELQPGQASMNVLEMARDGLRYELPAALREASAQRREVTLQGLHVVADGTNVLLDVTVRPLSAGEQQLLLVLFGERPGEPQAATPGSPPVTDHARVLERELKHTRESLQATIEEMAVSMEELRSTNEELQAANEELQSANEELISSKEELQSLNEELITVNAEHERVIHDLAQANDDMKNLLDSAGIATVFLDNDLHIKRFTPRITGVINLISADIARPITDISLNLRYGRETFTGDIRRVLNTLVPFETQVQAHDDAWYLMRISPYRTSDNFIDGVVMTFTNIGVVKELERRVEQTQAYAEAALNALHEPVAVIDGEQRLVTGNHALYGLLGAEPAEVQGQRLYNVGNFVLDTLELQQLLRDALATEEPVIDHIIDLPVPGRGSRKMKMEVQPIISEDGQTAVFLLMLEDVTGLVEHAVREGEDVTGDVSQEGDG